The Pirellulales bacterium DNA window GTCGTCTACCAACAGCAGCGAGCCGGTCTTCATGGCAAGCAATTCCCCAAGCGGATGAATGTCTCGGCCAGCGCCAGCGCAACTCCGCGGCAGCCGCAGGGCTGCACAGATGGCCTGGGCCGGCTGTCGTGCCCCGAGGGAGTGGGGGCAGCAGTCGCCGTGGCGCAGCGGCGGCGAATCGTAGAGATCGGCCGATGCTGTACCGCGTTCTTGGGGAGGCGTACCAACGACTTCCGGTGTCGAAGTTTATCTACGTCACGGGTCGCGAGGCGTCAACGCGGCGACTCAGGGCATCAACGGCCCCGTTTGGATGCCACCCCTTGGGTGGGAATCGCCGGGTTGTGAAGTGACGAAACTGTCGCAACGAGCAGAAAACCAGCTTGTCGGTCCGCGGCAGAACCGGTAGATTCCTTGCAATGATCATTCGCGGGGCAGCCGCGTCATTCTCGAGCAGCCCAAGGTTATTTGCCTTGGGCTGCTTTTTTTCGCCCGCCGCGTGTTGGCGACGCCGCACGAAAACCGCCGCGCGAGCCAGGGCGGCATGACCGTCGCACGGCAATCTCAAGTTGCGGCCAACTCGCGACAGATCGCCGGCAAGATGGACTTCAGCGCCCGGGAGCGGTGGCTCAGGCACGATTTGACGGTTGCACCAAGCTCGCCGACCGTGCGGTGGTATTCGACGATCTCGAACAAGGGGTCATACCCGAACCCCGCTTGGCCGACCGGCTCGGTGCGAATGCGTCCGCGACAGGTTTCTTCGGCCTCGGCGCGAATCGTACCATCGGGCGCTGCCAAGGTTGCGTGGCACACGTACCAGGCCCCACGGCGCTCGGTCGGCACCCCGGCCAGCTGATCGAGCAGCAGCCGGTTGTTGGCTTCGTCCGTGGCGTTGGCACCGGCAAACCGCGCCGAATAAACGCCCGGGG harbors:
- a CDS encoding non-canonical purine NTP pyrophosphatase, whose product is MLVLGTTNLKKGQELAELLAPAGIAVATLSDFPPVLDVVEDGDSFAANAALKAQAQARRLQRWVLAEDSGLCVAALEGAPGVYSARFAGANATDEANNRLLLDQLAGVPTERRGAWYVCHATLAAPDGTIRAEAEETCRGRIRTEPVGQAGFGYDPLFEIVEYHRTVGELGATVKSCLSHRSRALKSILPAICRELAAT